DNA from Metabacillus flavus:
TCGCCGCCGTCAAAGTAAAATTCGCTATCATCGTAAAGATCCTGGTAGAAGTAAGTTCCTTCGTCTGTATAAAATAAACTGGTTATTTCCTCTTCCGTCATTGGATTGCTGACCCAATCATGGATGATGGACATCACTTTAAACAGCGGAATACTGAATCCAATGGTAGCCTCTTCACCATGGCGGGCTGAATTAATTGCAATTACTCTTTCCGTTTTTCCGTCCAGGAGCGGACCGCCGCTGCTGCCTGGAGCAATTGGTGCTGAAATTTGATAGATTCCCTCGTACGTATGGGGTTCAATGTAGAACGTTCGGTTCACACCGCTGATATTACCAGTGGTAGCAGTATTTTCGAAGCCTTGCGGACTGCCAAGGGCAATTACTTCGTCGCCAAGTTTTGACTCATTCGTCTCTTCAAGCTCAAGAGGAGTCCGCCCGGCTAAACTGTCTACCCGTATGATGGCAATATCAATTTCATTGCTATAGCCAATCACGGTTCCATTATGGTCTTTTCCTTCATTATCCCTGATTGTCAGGTACAGAGCTCCTTCTGCAACGTGGGCATTCGTTAAGACGTCTCCTTTATTATTAATTAAAAACCCTGAGCCCTGTGAATATTCACTTAGAATGGTAAACACTTTTGGCTGTGCGTCATCAATTATTTGTGACAATTCTTTTGCCGGCTTTGGTGTTTCTTTTTTTACAGGTGGTGCTTCGGTATTTTTAATGCTTGTCGGTTTTACATCATTATTTTTCACATTCTCTGTTGGAGCATTACTGACCTTTAGTTCCTTGGCGGCTGTCTCGCGATTTGTAAGTTCCATATATAGAGCAGTGAAAACACCAGCGCAAATACACATAGATAAAATCAGCAGAGTCAGAAGCTTATAAGGTTTGCCTTTCAAGGAATGTCCGCAATGAGGACAATATTTTGAACGTTCCATGATAGCTGTTCCACAACTTTTACAATACATAGCTACTCTCCTTTTAGGACTATTAGACTATTAGTAGTTTAGTGTTTTATGGGATATTTTTCAATATGATTCTATTAATTGTTTCTCTTTTTTAAAATTTGGCTGTGTTAAAACATGGTGTTGATTTTTTGACACCTGTTGATTGGAGCGGAAGGCGTGAGACTCCAGCGGGAGCAGCGGGACAGGTGAGACCCCGCAGTCGCAAAGCGGCGAGGAGGCTCACCGCCCGCCCCGCGGAAAGCGAACGCCTGCAGTGGAAATCAGCAGCCAAGTCTAACATAGCTTAAAATTTAGTAATCCAAAAATAAATTTCCGCTTTTTGCACCTTAAAGCATCTGCTCTTATAATGGAGAAAGAAGATTAGAGAGAGGATGAAGGCAATGCTTCAACAGGCTCGATCACTGCTCGAAAAGCATTACGGATATTCGGCATTCCGGAACGGACAGGAGCAGGCGATTCAATCGGCGCTAGAAGGAAATGATACGCTTTGCGTCATGCCGACGGGAGGCGGGAAGTCCATTTGTTACCAGATTCCTGCCCTTATTTTTCACGGAACGACACTCGTCATTTCTCCGCTTATTTCCCTCATGAAGGATCAGGTGGATGCGCTTTTGCAAGCTGGCATTTCAGCGGCTTACATAAACAGCTCGCTTTCAGCAGCGGATGTTCATGATCGCATCATGAAAGCAAAGCAGGGGGAATACCGGCTGCTTTACATCGCTCCGGAGCGGCTTGAATCCTATGAGTTTATGAATCAGCTGATGGAGCTTTCCATACCGCTTGTCGCCGTGGATGAAGCCCACTGTATTTCGCAGTGGGGGCACGATTTCCGTCCAAGCTATCAGCGGATTCAGCGAATGATCACCCAGCTTCCGGTAAAACCGGTAGTAATGGCTCTGACGGCAACAGCAACCCCGAAGGTTCGCGAGGATATTTGCCAGTCACTGCATATAGATGAGAATCACTCTATCCTGACCGGTTTTGCACGGGAGAATCTATCTTTTTCCGTCGTAAAAGGACAGGACCGCCTTCCCTATTTAAAGGATTTTTTGAAAAAAAATGAAACAGAATCAGGCATCATCTATGCGGCAACAAGAAAAAATGTGGACCAGCTCCATGATCTATTAAACAAAAACGGAATTCGTGTTTCGAAATATCATGCCGGGATGAGCGATGAGGACAGAATAAGCGGCCAGGAGGATTTTCTTCTCGACCGGACGTCCGTTATGGTGGCAACCTCCGCGTTTGGAATGGGTATCGATAAATCCAACATCCGGTATGTCGTCCATTATCAGCTTCCGAAAAACATGGAAAGCTATTATCAGGAAGCTGGCCGTGCTGGACGGGACGGACTTGATAGTGAATGCATTCTTCTCTACTCCCCGCAGGATGTTCAGGTTCAGCGGTTTCTCATTGATCAGTCAAGCGACCGGATGCGCATGCCGCAGGAGCTCGAGAAGCTTCAGCTTATGGTGGATTATTGCCATACGGAAAACTGTCTTCAGAGGAAAATTGTTCAGTATTTCAGTGAGATGGACATGCCTCCATGCGGCCGCTGCGGCAACTGTACGGATTCGAGGGAGAGCCGGGACGTGACAAAAGAGGCGCAAATGGTGCTGTCCTGTGTAATCCGTATGGGGCAGAAGCGTTTTGGAAAAGCACTTGTTGCACAGGTGCTAACCGGTTCTCAAAATAGAAAGGTAATCGACCTTGGCCTTAACCAGCTTCCCACCTACGGAATCATGAAGGATAAAAGTGCAAAGGAAGTTACCTCATTTATTGAGTTCCTCATTTCACAGGATTTGATTGGGGTGGAGCATGGCACGTATCCGCTGATTTATGTGAACCCGGGTGGCAAGGACGTACTAATGGGGAACATGCCTGTTCAGAGGAAAGAGGCTGTACAGACGAAGACGCTTGCTGCAGGAGATCCGCTGTTCGAGGAGCTTCGTTCAGTAAGGAAATCGCTGGCGGAGCAGGAAAAAGTGCCGCCGTTCGTTATTTTTTCCGATACGTCTTTGAAGGATATGTGTGTAAAGCAGCCTGAAACCGACGAAGCATTCCTGCAGGTTTCAGGAGTTGGACAGCATAAAGCTGACAAGTATGGGAAGGCTTTTATTCAAGCGATTTTCCAGTTTAAAGAACAGAATCCGGAGTACAAAAGCGAGCTGGAAGAGGATGCCCCGCCTAAAAAAACGATACGCAAACTAACCGGGAACTCCCACTTGGAAACCCTCCAGCTGTTTAAAGAGGGAAAAGAATTCAAGGACATTGCTGAAGAAAGAGAAATCTCCATCCAAACGGTCGAGAACCATTTGCTTAAATGCTTAGAAGCAGGAGAAATCATTCAGCATGAAGAATTCGTTCCAATGAGGTACAGGGAGCAGATTGAACAAGCCATCCAGGAAGCGGGCACGGATCGGCTTAAACCAATCAAAGAGCTTCTCCCTGAAGAGATCAGCTATTTTATAATTAAAGCCTTTCTTGTTTTGAAAAAAATGGAGCCTGCATAATAGCGGAGGGATGAAGATGGACAGATTCGGTTTGTTCGGAAAATTGATGGCAAAAGAAGGGCATGGTGAGCAGCTCGCCGCCATTCTATTAGAAGCCTCACATGCAATGAAAGAAGTAACAGGCTGCGAACTGTATGTCGTCAGTGCAGCTGAAAACGAACCCGATGCTGTCATGGTGTACGAAGTCTGGATAAATCAAGAAGCGCACCAGGCATCTCTGAAACTTGAGGCAACGCAAAATCTTATTAAGCAGGCGAAGCCAATCATTGCAGGTATGGAAAGAATCAGTACATTGAAGCCGATTGGAGGCAAGGGGCTCTAAAACGGAGCCTTTATGCAGGATATTCGAATTGGAAACCCAAGAACGCTCGCTTTAAGAGTGAACCTGGGTTTTATTTTTTGCTCAAGGATGTTTTTTAATAGCGGAAGGTGGGAGACTCCAGCAGGAGCAGCGGGACAGGTGAGACCCCGCAGGCGCTCGGCGCAGAGGATGCTCACCGCCCGCCCCGCTGGCCGCTAGGCATCCTGCAGCAGAAATCAGCCATAACCCGTCCAAATTCAAACTGGAAAGTTCTCGGAAATAGCCTTAAAAACCACTTTTGAACAGTTCCTTATTTAGTAGACAACTTGTGACAGTATTCTCTTATAGTAGACATGCTGAAAATAAATCGATATGATATTGAATGAACATTCAATCAAGAAAGAGGTGATTCACTGCTTGGGCCAAACAGAAGGAAAACATGGCTCTATCCTGAGAGCTACATTGGAGCTGATCTCTGAGCATGGGTTTCATGGGACATCCATGTCAAAGGTAGCGAAAAGGGCAGGGGTAAGCGCAGGGATTATCTATCATTATTTCAGCAATAAAGATGAGCTGATCAATGAATTATATATTGGAGTAAAACGGAATTTTTCGGAGATGATTATTAAGAGGCTGGATGAAAGCCAGTCATTGAGAAAGCAGATCCGGGAGCTTGTGAAAAGCACGATTGAAGTATCTGTCCGCCGTCCGGAAGAGATGCTGTTTATGGAGCAGTTTTTGCAATCGCCATACAATCGTCCCCAAATTCAGGAGACCGTTAATACATACTACGAGCCCATTATGAATGTCTTTAAAAAAGCAAAACAGGAACAGATCATCAAGCCTCTTCCTGATCCGGTTATTTTCGCCCTTACGCTGGATGTCGCTGTTTCCCTCGCAAAGCAGCATGATGCAGGGACACTTCAAATGGATGACGTGCTGATTGAGAAAGTGACGGAGGCTTGCTGGGAAGCTATAAGACAATGACAATAAATATTTGTTGAATGAACGTTCAATGTGTAAATGAAATGAGGAAGTAAATTATGAAAAAAACAGTACTGGTTACAGGAGGAACAGGCTATGTTGCCTCATGGCTTGTAAAAGAACTGCTGGAAGACGGACATAACGTTAGAATTACGGTCCGCGATCAATCAAAAACGGTGAATTACAGACATCTGCTTGAAGTGGAGAAGAATTCGACGGGGAGTCTTGAGGTTTATCAAGCAAATCTGCTCAGAGAAGGAAGCTTTGATGAAGCCGTTGACGGCTGCGAATATGTCTTCCACACAGCCTCTCCCTTTTTCATCAGCGGGTTCCGTGATGCCAGAGTAGACTTGATTAAGCCTGCTCAAGAAGGTACTCGCAACGTTCTGGGTTCTGTAAATAAGTTTGATTCAGTTAGAAGAGTGATCCTTACAAGCAGTGCCGTAGCCATTTTCGGCGATAACGCCGATATGGACGGAAAGCCGGCCTTTACGGAAAGAGACTGGAACACAACGAGCTCTGTCACCCACCAGCCATACAGCTATTCAAAGACGATTGCGGAAAAAGAGGCTTGGGAGCTGGCAGAAAAACAAGACAGATGGGACTTGATTACGATTAATCCTACCTTCGTTCTTGGGCCATCACTCGCAAAACGAACCGATTCCACAAGCATTGCGACCATTCTTGATTTGCTGAAAGGAAAATACAAGACCGGTGTGCCGCGCCTTGTAAATGGGGTTGTGGATGTCAGGGATGTCGCCAAAGCACATAAGCTTGCCGCGTTTATGAACACGGCTTCCGGACGTTTTCTCCTTTCCAATGAAGAAGCGACCCTGCTTGACATGGCAAAGGTGCTGGAAAAGAACTTTCCTAAGCAATATCCCCTTCCAAAATGGGAAGTCCCGAAGCCGCTCATATGGCTGCTGGCACCAAAAATCGGACTGACTCGCCCCTATGTCTCCAAAAACGTTGGGATTCCGGCGAAATTTGATCACAGTAAGAGCGTACGTGAGCTAGGATTGACTTATAGAAGCCTTGAAACCACGCTCGTTGATCAAAAAGAGCAAATGGATGAGGATGGGTTAATTTAAAAATTGATGGATGGAATTCAAACAGTTCAAGCTGTTTTGAGTTCCATCCTTTTTGCTAATTAAATGCTAAAGCATGTGCTTATTTAAATGCCGCTTGTCCAGAAATCGGCTCCGCAACAGAGGAAGTACGGCTTTTCACCACATACGTTTTTACCATCATGTCGTGCAGTGCTTGTTTCCGGCTGGTGAATCCGGCCATAATGAAGCCTATATACAGAACGAACCCGCTAACCGAAAAGGATAAATACCTGAGGATTGACTTTCCAATCGTTAATTTTTCACCATGTTCATTAACAATTTTCAATCCAAGCAATTTTTTTCCTATAGTGCCCTGCCAGGAAGTTACCGGCAAGATGATAAAGTAGGCGAGAGCAACAATGTATTCTGCTGCGTAAATCAAGATGACAGGAGTTATACTCTGCGGCGGTTCTCCAAATATCATCGGTAAAAATGGAATGAAGAAAACGGTAAACAAAATTGCAGTGTCAATCAATAATGCCGCGGTTCTAATCCAAAATCCTCCGTACTTTACTGTGTGATTCATGTCCAAATACACTCATTCCTTCCTTTTTAGGTAATTATTTCAAATTACTGATTTTATTTACCCGCATGCTTCAGCGTCTAAACGACCACTTTCGATGAAGTCCTGCAAAACTATTACATAACAGAAAAATATTTTTGCATCTATAATAAAACAGGCAGGAATATTGACTAAATATTCAGTATATATAAAGAATATCAGTGAATGAGTCCTTATTCACTTTTGTATATAGATATTTAGATGGATAACGGGGGATGTGCATGGGAAGATTTGAGGGGATGAAAGAAAGGCTTCAAAACGGGAACAGGAAAGGGATGCTGGTGGCCCTGATTGCTGTTCTTCTCGTACCGCTTGTGTATGCAGCGGTCCTGCTTTCTTCAAGGTCGGGTCCATATGATCACTTGGATAACCTGCCAGTAGCTGTCGTGAACAAGGATAAAGGGGCGGCTTCCGGAGATGAGCAGATTAATGCAGGGAATGACTTAGTGGCCGATTTAAAGAAAAGCAGCAGCCTTGGCTGGGATTTTGTCAGCTCTGAAGAAGCAGCTGCAGGACTAAAAGATCAGTCCTACTACATGGTCATTGAAATACCAGAAAATTTTTCGGAAAAAGTGACAACCGTATTGGGAGAAAATCCGGAGGTGCCTGAGCTGCGCTACATTCAAAATGAGGGGCTAAGCTTTACTGCCGCTCAAATTACAAAGGGCGCTGCGGAAAAAATCAGAGAACAGCTGGGCGATAAAATTACGGAAAACTATACGTCAAAACTTTTCGCACAGCTTGGAGAGGTTTCAGAAGGTTTTACAGCCGGTTCAGATGGGTCCAATCAAATTTATACAGGATCCGAAGAGCTTCAAAAAGGGACAGGCCAGATCCTGGATTCTCTGACAGGCAAGTCTGCGGATATTGCGGCATTGGCGGATGGATCCAAAAAGCTTGAAGCAGGATCAAAGGAGATGCTCGACTCCCTCAGTGCAAAACAGGGAAGTATATCTGAGCTTGCAGCGGGTACGAAACAGGTAAACGACGGGACAGGAACGCTGCTCGAATCCTTAACAGGGAAGTCCGGAGACATTGAAAAGCTTGCAGACGGCTCCAAGCAGGTGAAGGATGGAACAGGGCTGCTCTATCAATCGTTAAAGCAGGGCTCAGGGAAAATCGATCAGCTTGCAGCCGGATCAGGTGATGCGGCTAAGGGCGCCGGAGACTTGAATGTCGGCGCAGCCCAAGTGCTTGAAGGACTGAAGCAATCGGAAGCGGGAAGCGGTCAGCTGAAGGATGGACTTGCGGTCCTTGCGCCTGGGAGCAGCGCGGCGGCAAAAGGCATGAGTGATTTGGATGCTGGGGCAGCTCAGGTATCTGCCGGTGCAAAGGGTCTTGCACAAGGTTTGGAAGCGTACCTTGCTAAAAATCCTCAGCTGAAAACGGACCGTGAATTTCTCACACTGCTTGAAACAAGCAAAATTGTAGCAGGCGGTACAGAAAGCATTACGAAAAATACGAAACTCTTGAAAGAAGGAACCGCACAAGTAGCAGGCGGCGTCAAACAAGCGTCAGACGGTGCGAATGCCCTGGCCGCCGGCATGACAAAGCTAAAAGAAGGACAAGCCCGGGTGAGCGGAGGGGCAGCAAAGCTTGCGGCCGGATCAAAAGCGATTGCAAATGGAAACCAGGCCCTTTCTTCTTCCTGGAAGGAGCTTACCTCATCAGTTGCAAAATTGAATGCCGGAGCTGCGCAAGTAAGCAACGGAAATCAATCAGTGAATTCCGGATGGAAAGAGATGAAGTCTGGAGTCTCAGAGCTGTATGGCGGTACACAAAAAATCTACAGCGGAAACACGGAAGTAGATGCCGGGTGGAGGACCCTTACCGCAGGAGCGGGAGATCTTCATACGGGACTGGTTAAAGTCAGCGGCGGAAATGAAACTGTCAAGAATGGCTGGAGCCAGCTGACAGACGGAGTCACAAAAGTTGACGCCGGCGTTCTGAAGCTGAAGGAAGGAAGCGGCCAGCTTGCAGACGGTCTTGCTAGCGGAGCCGAGAAAACCGGAAGCATTAAAGCGGGGGACGACAACATTTCTATGTTCTCCTCACCTGTAAAACTCGCATCAGAAACAGTAAATGAATATGAATTTTATCGTGACTCAACCGCACCTTATATTTTGTCATTAGCATTATTCGCTGGCATTTTGCTTCTTACTTTTGTAACTGATTTCAAAAAGCCTGCAGAAGCCTCCGGCATTGGCTGGTATGCGGGCAAGCTTGGCCAAATGGCGATTTTTGCCGTCATTCAGGCACTTGTCCTTTCGATCTTTACTCTAGTTATTCTGCAGCTTCAAGTTGAAAACGCTTTCTATTTTATCCTATTCGCTGTTTTCGTCAGTCTCGTCTTCATGATTATCATCTTTGCCCTGACCGCTGTTGCAGGAACCATTGGCCGATTCCTCGCCTTTATTCTGGCTGTTGCACAGATAACCACAACCGGAGCAAGCCTGCCGGTCATCCTGCTGCCTGAGGGAGTTCAAGCAATCAGCGGCTGGCTTCCGTTTACCTATACGATTGCCGGGTTTAAAGCGGTCATCTCACTGGGGGATTCAAATTTGCTTTGGGGAAGTGTATGGGTATTGATTGGTTTTGCCCTTGTATTTGGAATTTTATCTGCTGTAACGATCTTTCTTCCTGGTCGTGCAGCGGATGAAAATTCGGAGCTCAAGGCATAAGAGAAAGAGAGAGAACCAGTTTTCGGACTGGTTCTCTTATTCTTTAGCTCTGTTAAACTTGGCTGTTGATTGCAGCTAGCAGGCGTTCGCTTATCCTTGGACTGGCGGTGAGCCTGCGGGGTCTCACCTGTCCGGCTGCTCCCGCTTGCGTCTCATCAACATAATGCTTTAACATAGCCTATTCTTTAAACCGGAATGCCGTCTCCACTTGTGTGTGACGGTTTGAGCCAGGCTGGAAATGCCGTTGATAAACTCCTCAGTTTTTTGAAGACCTTCAAAATTCACTTTCAGCATAAAGCAGGCATTTCCAGCAATCCTGTGGCAAAACCCATTTACTCCCGAGTGAATTGAAAGTTTTTTCAAAAAAATGTTGCAGGCTGTAAAAAATGGTGATAACATTCAGCTCAGGAAATAAAATTTCATACTATTCAGATTGCACTCTTATCCAGAGCAGGCGGAGGGATTTGGCCCTATGATGCCCAGCAACCGACCGTAATTCCGTCGCGAGACGGGGCGCGAAAGCAAGACGCGCCAGGGTTTTGACCCTGAAGGCACGGTGCTAATTCCAACAGAAAGGTTTTTACTTTCTGAGAGATAAGAGGCTTTAGAAGACGACTTTAATTCTTCAAGCCTCTTTCTTTATGAGAAAGGGGCTTTTCCTATTTTTCCGGTAAGAAAAGCCCTCGAAAGAACGTCCGGAATATTTCTATTAGGGGGAGTAAGATCATGACAAAAAAATATGCAAAGATCCTTCTGGCAGCGCTTCTCATTCTCGCCATGCTTGCAGGATGCCAGCCGAAAGTGGGCGAGCAGGCAGGAACAAAAGCAAAGGCAAGCAAAGACAATCCGCTTGCAGGAAAGAAAATCGCCCTTATTATGCAGCAGAACCTTGGAACGTTCTCAGCTCAATACATAGAAGGCGTTAAAGAGCAGACCGAAAAGTTTGGCGGCCAAACCGTTGTGTTCACATCTGACGGCGATCTGGCAAAAATGGCGTCCAATGTGGATGCCGCGGTTAATCAAGGGTTTGACGCGATTCTGATTGATCACGGAACGAAGGAAGCGCTGACTGCCGGTGTCGAAAAAGCGATCAGCAAAAACATTCCGGTTGTTGCGTTTGATGCAGGGGTGGAATCAAAGGGTGTAACGTCGATTGAACAGGGTGACCAGCAAATGGCACAGATGACGCTTGATCAGCTGGCTAAAGATTCAGGCGGAAAAGCGAACATCGTGAAAATCTGGGTGGCCGGATTTGCTCCGATGGAACGCCGCCAGATCGCGTATCAGCAATTTTTGAAAGAAAACACAGGCATTAAGGAAGTGGCCGCATTTGGTGCCGCAACCCAAAACACGGCTCTCGATACACAGGCCCAGATGGAAGCGATCCTGAAGCAGTATCCGAATAAAGGCGAGATTACAGCTGTTTGGGCAGCCTGGGATGAATTTGCAAAAGGGGCGGTTCGTGCTCTTGAGCAGGCGGGAAGAACGGATATTAAAGTGTATGGAATTGACATGAGTGATGAGGATCTTCAGATGATCCAAAAGGAAAACAGCCCATGGGTCGCTTCTGCCGCTGTCGATCCGAAAGACATCGGACGCATTCAGGTCCGTTACGCTTATCAGAAAATCAATGGGGACAGCGTGGAGGAAAAAGTGAAATTGAAGCCGGTATTTGTGACGAAGGAAGCCCTTCCGAAGGAGCAGGTGACAACGAATGACCTGGATCAGCACGTGGAAGGCTGGGGAAAAAGCGAGCAGGGGTATACGGATAAGCTGAAAAAGCTGGAAGAAGGAAAATAACAGAGAAGGAGGGAGAAGGATGAGCCTTCTGCAAATGAAAAACATCTCCAAATCATTCGGCCGTGTTAAGGCGCTGAAGGATGCGCATTTTGAACTGAAAAGCGGGGAAGTTCGTGCGCTGCTTGGAGCGAATGGAGCGGGGAAAAGCACGCTGATGAAAATCCTGTCAGGTGCCTATACGCAGGATGGCGGCGAAATTTTTGTAAACGGGCAGCCCGTTCAGATCCGCTCGCCAAAAGAAGCGAAGGAACTCGGAATCGACTGTGTGTACCAGGAAGTGGATACAGCGCTCGTTCCTCAGCTGTCGGTCGCTGACAACATCATGCTCGACTCCTTCTCCTCCTCCAAAAAATGGACGGTTTCCCGAAAGAAGCTGAATCGAGAGGCGAAGGAGGCTCTGAAGCTGCTGCAGGAGGACCGCATTTCGGTTATGAAAATGGCTTCTGAATTAACGCTTGCCCAGAAGCAAATGGTTCTCATCGCGCGGGCCCTTGTCCGCAAGGCGAAAATCATTATTTTTGATGAACCGACGGCACCGCTGTCAATTGAAGAAACGAAGCATTTTTTCTCGATTATCCAGAGGCTTGTGAAGCAGGGAGTCGGCTGTATCTTTATCTCCCACCGTCTTCCGGAAGTATTCGAGCTTTGCAATCGGATTACGGTAATGAGAGACGGAAGCACTATTCAAACATTTGAAACAGCAGAGGTCACGCAGGAGCAGATTATCGAGACCATGCTGGGCCGTGCCCTCACCCAGGAAATGCAGGAGGAGGGAACGGAGATCGGCCGAACCCTTCTCCAAGTAGATGGGCTGGAGGATGAAGAGCGCCTGAAGGGCATTTCGTTCTCTGTTTCAGCGGGGGAAGTCGTCGCAGTTGCCGGATTAGTCGGAGCGGGAAAAACAGAGCTTGCCAAAACGCTTTTCGGGCTGAACAACTGGAAGAAAGGCAAGGTTCTCTTAGACGGGAAGCCTTATCGGATTAAGGAGCCTTCTGAAGCCATTAAAGCAGGATTCGCGCTAATCCCGGAGGAGCGGAGAAAGGAGGGGCTCTTCATTCATGAGTCCATCCAGGAAAACATGTCGTTTCCTCATTTGAAATCCTTCTCTTCGTTTTTAAAAATGAACCGGAAAAAAGAGAAACAGCATGCTGAACAGGTCATCACGGAGCTTGGAATCAAAGCGGACTCTCCTTTGACGCCTGCTGAAAACTTAAGCGGAGGAAATCAGCAAAAGGTTGCAATCGGCAAATGGATGTATGGAGACGCAAGGGTTTATTTGTTTGATGAACCGACCAAGGGGGTCGACATCGGAGCGA
Protein-coding regions in this window:
- a CDS encoding sugar ABC transporter ATP-binding protein, with product MSLLQMKNISKSFGRVKALKDAHFELKSGEVRALLGANGAGKSTLMKILSGAYTQDGGEIFVNGQPVQIRSPKEAKELGIDCVYQEVDTALVPQLSVADNIMLDSFSSSKKWTVSRKKLNREAKEALKLLQEDRISVMKMASELTLAQKQMVLIARALVRKAKIIIFDEPTAPLSIEETKHFFSIIQRLVKQGVGCIFISHRLPEVFELCNRITVMRDGSTIQTFETAEVTQEQIIETMLGRALTQEMQEEGTEIGRTLLQVDGLEDEERLKGISFSVSAGEVVAVAGLVGAGKTELAKTLFGLNNWKKGKVLLDGKPYRIKEPSEAIKAGFALIPEERRKEGLFIHESIQENMSFPHLKSFSSFLKMNRKKEKQHAEQVITELGIKADSPLTPAENLSGGNQQKVAIGKWMYGDARVYLFDEPTKGVDIGAKKDLFQLIRRLTEARKAVLYFSCEMNEILGIADRILIMYDGRIVKELTKEEATQDKILLYASGGKEDIHEGKAHRVFV